The sequence below is a genomic window from Serinus canaria isolate serCan28SL12 chromosome 4A, serCan2020, whole genome shotgun sequence.
TCTCCACCAGCTTCTGCAGATCCAACTTGCACCTGGAAACATGGGAACAAGTCCATACTGAGTTTTTGCCAGGGAAGAACAACTTTCCCTACTCAATCTCTGAATTAATTCTGGATGAACAAACTCCAGCTGATTGGATCCAGTTTATTCCACTGAAAACATTGAACTCCCAAGGACATTATTCCAGGAGAAGGGTGTGGGGACACTTACACAGcgtggtgctggagctgctctagTTTTGCATTcatcttctcattttcttgctCTGTCTAGAGAAATCAGAATTATATTGAATTGTAGAAGATAAGAAGCTAGAAATCAGCTGATTAATTTGCAGCAAAACATTGGCAGTGTGAGAATCAATGCACTGAGAGATATTTCATGGTCAGGGCCACCAGTCTGgatttcacagctttttttttaagggatgGAGACTGCAGGCAATAGGAAAAAAGCAGGGTGAGGAAGGGAGAGCACAAGtgctctttaaaaatattaaaacaaaatatttaaagtattaaaaaagctgaaagattCAGGTCTCCTTTTTCCAAAAGGAAGCTAAAGACCAACAGATTCAGGCAGGTTTCTTTGGTTCTGACTGGTTAGGAATCAACACGAAAGGAACATTTAAGAGAGATGCTCAATATGTCATAATACAGGAGCAGCTGTTGATTCACTCACAGCAATTTAGAGCTCTCCTGGGATAACTGAACTTACCAGGATGATCCTCTCCAGCATCTGTGCTGTTTGCCCAGCAGCCTCACTCAGCCCCTGGCTCAGCTTCTGgttctcctcctgcagggattGGTTCTTCTCCATCAGGGATTGGAGGCTCTCTGAGGGGGCCAAACCACTGCAACAGCACGGAGCAGTGGGGTGTGAGTTTGGGCTTTGGGACAGCACTGAAGTTACCTCCAAAACAATTATTATTccctaaataatttaaaataaatagccCAGAATGGCTTGGGAGGGaaggatcttaaagctcatccagccCTAActttgccatgggcaggaacaccttccacagaccaggctgctccagggtcTGTTCaagccttggacacttccagaatgcaggaaaaacctccaaacaGAGGTTGTGAACTCCATGTCCTTGGTTTTGGAACATCCCCAGAACACACCACCTGCACagtccagctctgtcccagatttttgtgcttttaagGATAATGGAGGTGGAACTGCCCCACATTTAGGAGTAGAGGggtgaggagagcagggatggatgggtcTCTCAGAGACAGGAATTTATTCAGAAGGTTGTTTCCTGCTTCCTCTTTTACTTCCTGCAACAAATTTTTGCAATTATGAGGTATTTGCTACAAAACTAAATATCTCAGGGAATTCCAGTAAGGATGACAAAAAGAGGGGGGGGAAAAGCAGCcaatttgttttcccttcactCCACAGCACTGGCCAGAGCTAAGAGATCCAGAGACTTCTCTGGAGTGTGACAAATACACATCTAGAGGACATTCAATAACAAATCTTACTTGAGAGCCACAGGCAGAGTACCTCCATGGGCCTGGAGCAGCaacacctggagctgctggaccTGAAATGACAAATAATTAATGCTTGTAAATGTAGCAGCTCCATGGATCCTTGGTCTTCCTGACTCCTCTGCTCCATAATTCCCCTTTTACCACCGCCTGTGGAAAGCAGTGGTGTTGTTACTGTACTTCAAGTTATTTATTCCTCAAAAGGTTCTTCACTTCCCTCTGGGATCACCCCAAGGAAAACCCTTCCCCTCCCAACatgctgggcacaggcaggagatGTCAGGAGGGCACCAAACCacctctgtattttttaattgtgcCTGTAGCTCAGGCAATGATTTGTTGAGtggaaggaaaatttaaattacaccagcagcacttttctctggctgcaggaaaacTCCAAGAAATATCCACACATCCCCTTCCCAGCCATCTCCAGAGACAGAGCAATGCACATTAGGGATGTTTAGTACTTTTTGTGAGGTTGTGCCTTCCTTTGGGGTTTGCTGAGGGGTTCCCCCAGTacctgctgcttcagctggtgcagctcagctgcctgggGGTCCACGTTGACAATTGGTTTGTTTTTGATCTTCCTGGCTCTGTCAGCATAACGCAGAGTGTTCAGGGTCTCCTCCAGGTTGGAATCTGCTGGGCTCACACAGGCAATCATCAGCGTGTGGCTGTTCCCACCCAGGGAgtctgggaaggagaagaaacaaTGTCAGAGCAACAGTGACAGTGAAACGTCATCCTTCAAGGGTTCCAACCCCATGAGTGTATCCCCAAAATGCAGATTAAACAGATGGATTTTGGTGCCACTGGTTACTTTCTCCTCTGCACACTCAGGTCTGTTTTAAAGTGGGTTTTTGAAAGCCAAAGTCAGGGTTTGGAACCAAAGGTTTCACCCCAGAAGCCCCAGTTGTTGCcctaataaataatttctttatgcCATTCCTGGCCTGGTTCTTTCAGGTTTGCCCCTCCCttgtcccccccccccctccaaTAACAAGACCTCCATGAATATCCAGAATTTTCTCTGATTTAAGGAATTATTGGCTAAGAACAGATCACAAAGCTGCATGGTTTGTATAAACCTTTTGGTTTTATACTAATTGGCTCTTAAAGCTACTGATCAGAAAAAAAGGGGCCCCCACATCCAGGTTTAAATTAGGTGCTTTCAGACATGGAAAACCCTGAAGAGCTTTTGCAGCAAATTATGTAATTACCATAGAAATTCCAGTAAATTCATTACTAAAGCTGTGGCCAAATTAAAGGGTAacttaaataaaatacattgaaaGACAAATCCCAGctattgaaaaataaagacCAGATCATTCAGACTAAGAAAACAAatcccagggaaggcacagaCAGCTGGAGCTTCATTCTGGCTGTGACATCACCCAGGGAGTTGCTATAATTAAGGTACAATAATAGATCTCTGCTGCCAgacttctcctcttccttctctccacCAAAAATATGCCCTGATTTTGTCTTGTTTCCTCCTGTCACACAAagtgcaggagagcaggacttGTTTTGAGCTCATTTCACTGCATTTGCAAACTAAAATAAGAGTCCAGGAAAGGCCCGGCTTCAGTGAggaattaaacaaacaaatccctcttcagcagcagctctaagCTGGGGGGTTTTGTACTGCtttgttatttaaaaagcaCCTGCAAATTTAGGCTTTGTCATCGTCTTCTCTCACCTTGCAGCAGCCTGGTCAGCTTGGAGTCTCTGTAGGGGACAAACCCTCCCTTTTTATTCTCATCTCCCAGAGCACTGATGACATTCCCCAGGCACAGGAGGCCTCTGTTGATGTTGATTCCTGCAGACAAAGCTCACAGTGAGCACAGCCACCTCAACAGCTCCAAACTCCTCATTTCCTGCCcttattaaaaatgtaacaaggttaaaaaaagcagattaaagTGCTAAGGAAGTGCTTTGCTCTTTTATTAAAACCGAGGTGAGAAGAAACCCAAACTCCAccagtcccagcccagagaCCTTCTTTGAGTCTGTCTCCCTCAGCCTTGGTCTTCTTTTGTCTCTCAGAGCCAGCAAGATCCACCAGGTGCAGCTTGCAGTGAAAACTGCAATTCCTAGGGCAGAAAGAAACTGTTTTACTCTCCCAGGTGGAaaaggagcagcccaggagctgaaAACTCAGAGAGCCAAAACCTGAACTGCCTTGAGAAGCACAGCTCAGGACCAGGGTGAGGAAATTTTGGCAAAGTAACTCTCATCAGCTGCACAATGACACTCACTTGTCGTGTTTCTTCTTCTGATCAATGCAGATGGTGAAGATGGCATGGGATCTGGAGGACTGGGAGTTCATGGCTGTGGATCCCACAGTTCTGGAGTTgttcccctgctccaggcaggacaCGGTCTCTTGGGCACAGGTGACACTTCTTTCTGTCAACCCCACAATCTGTGGGCAGGAAGGAAACATtgtttctcctctgcttcctcttcaTCCCCTGGGATCAGAAAAATCTCCCTGCAccacaggctgtgccagcccattcccaggggGCTGGAATGGAAACTCCCAGGAAAAACTCGTTCTGAATTTCACTTCAGGAACATGGAATCACATCATGATGCTGTTCCTAAACACCCCCCAGGTTCCTCTGCCTACTCCAGatccagctgggctctgggatggagCCAGAGCTCTTCAGGGCTCCAGGGACAAATCCAGGGATATCCCAGGCCAagctgggagctgagagctctgccagTCACAGGAAGGGGCTGATAGGGAGGGGATTTGTGTGAATAAAGTactgcagaggcagctcaggggaTGAGCTGTGCTTTCCCTCAGCATCCCACCCCCTGGatctctgtgtgctgctcccaATACATGGATGTGCCCCACCCCACTGCTTTAGGAATGACAGAAACTCCCACATGAACCCCTTCTTcagtccccagccctgccagcccctccccagcagggcagacctTGATGCCTTCCTTGGGATCCTCCCGGATGCTGATCTGGGAGCGCTCTCGGGAGGGGCACAGCAGGTCCAGGATGTCCTCATTGTAAATCTGGAGGCAGCAGATGAGCAGCTCAGAGATACCAGCCAAAGAAAGGAGCAGTCATGCTGAAATTAGGGCTAATTTAGCACCACTCTTTACTTATCTCACCTTTAGGGAAAGACACCTTGGACCAGAAAGGACTAACAAAACCTCCTGGACTCTTAGCGGTTGATGTAATCAATATCTGTTACCTGAAGGAGGAGACCTCAAAGCTCCCCTTATTCCTAACTTGataaaaaacaaacttttaCCTCCAAATAAGAAACTTTGAGGACGAATTCCCAATCCTGCCTTTGCTGTTTCTCCTCAAAGAGCAGCTTGATGACCCTGGGGATGACCCCCACGTTGGGCTCATACTCCTGGTTGGCAGTGTAGGTGCCTCCCATGGAATAGGTTTTCCCTGACCCTGTCTGTCCGTAGGCCAAGACAGTGGCATTGTATCCTGAGGGGACAAAGGACACCCCGGTGAGTCACGTGAAGActgaaagctgcatttttgaAAACCACCCTTGCAGAAAATCATCAGTTTACACCAGCTTTAAGCATAGGTCATAGTCAGGAAcattgagggggaaaaaaccaatgAAAACTTCATAAAGCACAGATAAAATGattatttcagctcttttttaAAACTGGATGCTATTATTAGAGCTAAACAGAAACACAGTACAAATTctctgccatcccagctccactgcagcatCCTGGAACAGGATGATGATCTATTTCATTGTGTTATTCTTAAGGAGGAAGAGGGACTTTTTTTAATGGCTTGGAGtcacaggacaagggggaacggcttcccactgccagaggaatattgggaaggaattgttccctgtgagggggGGAGGCCCAGAGAAtctgaggctgcccctggatccctggaagcgtccaaggccaggttggacagggctagtggaaggtgtccctgcccatggcacggGTGGCACTGGATaggctttaaggtcccttccctcccaaacTCCTCTGGCATTCCATGAAAAGTGCCTCACACGGGCAGCCTCGGAGAACACACCCCCCTCGTTCTGCGGAGAGGAACGGGCTCCAAACGGGCAAAACCCGGAACAAACCTTTGAAGATGCCTCGGACCAGAGGCGACACCGCGGTGTTGAaaacctcctcctgctccacgGACGGGTCGAACACGTAGTCGTAGGTGAAGGCTTTGTCACTGCCCACAACGACCTGCGGAAGAGAGGGACGGGGCAGCGCTGGTAGCGGCGCCCGGGCTGCGGGCCCCCCCGGGAGTAGGCGCGGCTCACCTGCGGCTCCCCGGGCACGAAGGACAGGCACATCTGGCAGCCCTCGCTGGTCTCCTTGGGCACCAGCGGCCGGCAGCGCAGCGCCACGCGCACCGGGATGGCCTTCTCGTCCTCCCGCACCATCACCAGCCTGCGGGACACGAGCACCGTGAGGCGGGCCGGGGGACGGAGCGGGGCTCCCTGCGGCCCTGCCCGGGCTGGGGGTGGAGCGGGCGGGAAGCGGCGTCAGCGGGGctctgggatggaggaggagggtgCAGCGGGCCTGTCGGGGTTCGGGGATGGAGCGGAAGCcccgggccgggagcggggctggagcgGGGGCGGAGCGGGCCCGGCCTGGCCCTGCCCGGTGtcgcggggcggccgcgggaCTGACCTGGAACTGCCGCTGCCCGTTCCAATGGCGGCGCCGCAACGGCCACCGTTCAAACCGGGCCGCGCGCCGCCACGGCCAATCAACGAAAGGAAGCTCAGGCGGGGTGGCGCTACAGCCAATCACGGGGCTGTGCGTAGCCGAGAGGCGCGGCTACAGCCAATCGCAGAGAGCTGCGTCATGTAGGGGCGGGGCCAACAAAGGGTGGGGACGGGACGGCAAGAGGGGCGGGATGGAGCCAATCGCGTGCGAGTGTGTCAGGTAGGGGGCGGGGCACAGGGCGGGTCTCGGCCAATCGCAGCGCAGTGCGTCGCACTCGGGGCGCGTCCCTGGCGCGGCGGAGCGGCAGCATGGAGGGCCGGGTGCCCTACGACGACTTCCCGGTGGTTTTCCTGCCGCCCTACGAGAGCCCGCCCGCCTGGGTGCCGCCGCACGAGGTCAGCCCGGGACGGGGGGAGCGGGGGCACGGCCCGGGGGCGGCGGCTGCCACGGGGCCCCGCCGGGCGggggagcccggcccggcccggccgggccccgGCTGAGCCGCCGCGCATCCCCCGCAGCGCGTTTATCACCCCGACTACAACAACGAGCTTACGCAGTTCCTGCCCCGCACCATCATCCTCAAGAAGCCGCCCGGGGCGCAGGTGAGGCGGGCGCCGCCGGCCCGGCGCTCCTGGCTGCGGTGTTGCGTTCCCGGAGCGTTTCCCGACAGAAAAGGCGCTGGGATCGCGATATTCCCGACTGGCAGTGTCCTGGCGCAGGGAACTACTGTCACAGGCGTGGGGCGGGTTAGGGTGGCTGTTGCCAGGGCATTGGGCAAAGGGAGGGGTTGTTCCCGATGTGGTATCttgggatgtggagctgctggaggatggGAGCGGGTCCCCTCAGGTGTCCCCGGTGGCAGGAATTAGGAGAGAGGACGTGGCGCTGCTGCTTGGCTGAGCACCGCAGCACCCACGCCTTGGATCCCTCcgggaggcagggcagggagagaggtCCTGGGGAATTGGAAGGGCCCTGGACAAGGAGAAGCATCCTGGGGAATTGAAAGAGAGCTGGGCCAAGGGAAGAGTCCTGGTGactgcatttccctgctgtcTTTTCCCACAGTTGGGCTTCAACATCCGGGGAGGAAAAGCCTCGCAGTTGGGAATCTTCATCTCCAAGGTGTGTCCGTCCTTGCGCCGTTCCCGCCTGgatcctgcctgtgctggtgggagcagctgagccccagggacTCTCTGGCTGCCTCAGAACATCCTGCACCACTCCCTGGTCTTCTCCCAGCCCATGGAAttgctccccagggcagtgtgggaggggagctgtgggagatcccctgctgccacccctgctctcccttcccaggTGATTCCCGACTCGGATGCTCACAGGGCcgggctgcaggagggggaCCAGGTGCTCTCAGTGAACGATGTGGATTTCCAGGACATTGAGCACAGCAAGGtgagcactgggatggggaatccaccTCCTTGCAGcctctcagcccagctcagaacCCATGGAATGCTCTTTCCTCGTTTTTCAGGCCGTGGAGATCCTGAAGACAGCGCGGGAGATCACAATGCGCGTCCGCTACTTCCCCTACAGTATGTGCCTGGTCCTGGGAGGCTCCTTGGGAAGCAAACTGCCATAAATCCCTGCCCATTCCAGCCCAGTTTAGCAGCCCAAGGTCACTGACTGTTGATTTGAGATCAGGCACCACATCAAGATAATGAGGCCTGGCTTCATCTGCCCATGTAGGAAAACTCGGAGAGCAGGAAGGtgggatggctgggaatggAAAAGTTAATTTAAAGTTCATGGCTTTCAGCTAATTATCTTTGAATAACACAGTAACGAGGTCTGGCAGAAGTGCAAATGGTGGACATCCGTCCCTAAGGATGTTTGAATTGTAAGTGAAGGGAAGGACTGGGTTAACTCCCAGTCCTGCACCTATAAAGTTCCAAGATTTAAGGgacaaaaaaaagggagaagtaAAGCCCAGCAAGGATTCTTCATAGAATGGAAAGTGGccattaagaagaaaaaaaaaagaaagggagtaGGGGAAGAGAGggttttaaacaaataattttaaagaaagctttttgttttgaatgccCTAAAATCACTTGAAGTGACTGGTGGGGGTGCACTCTTAAAGCCAGAGGGTCTCAAACACTGCTTCCACTTGGGAATGTGTGTTTTCCTGAACATTTTGGGTGATTCCCCCTGGCCAttctctccttgtccttccctCCCAGATTACCAGCGGCAGAAGGAACGGACAGTTCACTAACAAGGAGCTTCATCCTGCCAAAATCTCTCCACTCCTTCTTCCCAACGTCTGAGATGACTCCTCACGTTTCAGCTTTCACTGGAGGCACCACTGGCCTGCACAGGATCAGCTCTTTCCCACGTGGGGAGATGCCAAGGGGCTCATTTGGCTGGAAGGTGGATGGGGATTgaggctgtgctcctgggaatGGGTGTTGGGAAAAGCTGGTGTGAAGTGGGTCCTGgggggcagctgctccagcaggatccAGATTTTAGCAAGACTTAAGTTCTGGAGCCCTTGATCCTGGATCCCTGGTTCTTGAGCATtcctgagcagagcacaggtaTTGTCCTCCAGGCAATTCACCTGTTCCACTCTCTTGTGCCATGGAATTCTTTCCTTGTCTTCTGTCTCACCTCTGCTGTGCATTGCTGGGTTTGTTGGCAACTCCAGGAGTAAAATCCAGCCCCAGTCcatgcacagctctggctgtttGTGCCTCTTTGCTGATAAAACCCCCACTATATAGGACTGGGATGTTTGGAAGCGTTAATTACCAAGGAAATTATCAGCAAATCCAGGGGCAAATGCCTGGTGGGATCATGTTGTAATGGCTTCAggacagccctggctctgacTTCTTTTCCTTGTGGTGTTTTCCACTTTTTCTGTAAATCAATAAATCAAGTACAGCAGCCTGAGTTCAGCTTTTTCCCACTCAGCAAGTCTGTGTGGAAGTTGGGATGTACCCACCATGAGCACCATTCCAAGGAAATGCTGGGCCAAGGCTCAGCTCCAGTCACCCTTGCAGCCTGCAGGAGAAAATTTGGGATCTGCAGCTGTTTCAGGGCTTTTTCCACTGACTCTGCTGGAAATCAGTCCCGGATTAACCTGGAGtgttccagcactgctgggaaggagcaagGCAGGATTGTGGCTgtggtggcaccagcacagctccaagagcagggcaggacactAAGCCAGGCTGGGAACGAGGAAAAGACACTGGAAAAGAGATTTTCACTCAATTAAAAATTAGCTTTTCCACCAGGGGTATGAACATCCTGGAAGCCCCTGCAACACTCCTGTTAAAGGGAAGGAGACCTCTTGTAGCACCTCTATGGTTTCCCACAATCTCTGTGTcccacagggaaggaggagctgcagatttCAAGGTTGATTTTGTCCCTCCTGCTTCAGAGCattccctggcaggagctccaggaaggtctcacctgctccagggagctccTCCCAGGGAATGACTCAGGTGTTTTCCTGCTGACCTGGCTGACAGGTAAGAGTGGATTCTTTGCTGAGGCACATTCATGTTTTGGGTATGTAAATTAGCAAAGCATTAAAGCCACCAGAGTCTAGTTCATCCTCCAGAACTTGAGCAGTTGCTGATTCCTGGTGGGAAAACAACAGCTCCAGCAACACTGGATTTTTTAGGGACACAAAACAGGGTAGTGAGAGGCACAAATttataaaatcatggaatggtttgagtgggaaggatcatccagttccaccccatgccatgggcagggacacctcccactattccaggttgctccaagccttgtccagcctgaccttggacacttgcaggggTGAAGGGAGCACTGCTGGGGTTCAGGCTGCAGGtctttctggagcagcaggatcagTCCCAGGTGTGTTGCAGTGCAGGGCTCACCCGAGGGCTCCATTCAGAGTCACGTTTGCATCCACAGGGTCCTGTTATCCCAAAATAGAGATCCTTCTTCCCAAGCTTTGGTAACCTCCCCCAGGGCTGAGATCATTCAAGCATGTCCAGCCCTAACCCTCAATGAGGCAATTCCATCCACAAGTCACTTGTCCTTCCAGCACCTGGACATCACTTCCAGTTCATTGCCTGCTCAATTTCTTGgattaaataccttttttttgcTGATTAGGCTTGAAAGTAACAAAGATCAAACATCAAAGAGACGTCCTGAGAACATTGTTATATATTCCACATTTTGCAACAACATCAGCAAAgtcctttctccctcctcctctgtccttccttctgctccattcttcctcctctgtccctcctcctcctgtccttctTTCTCATTCATCCGTCCTCCTCTACCcacccctcctcctcttcctgctccatccttcctcttcctccatttctcctcatcttcctccttctcctccattcttcctcttcatccttcctctgtccctcctccatccctgctcaggaCAGGAATGTCAGAGCTCAGAGCAAACCCCTCTTTCCCCCCAGCTcgctgtggcagcaggagagcgCCGTGTTGGTGaaataactttatttatttagtgaTACACTGTGGCTGTGTCACACAGTCCTTACTCAGAGTTACAGTCACACTTACTCGCTACAGCTACAAGACAGCGGGGCCGGACACACGGCAGGAACACATCCAGAAAAACAGTGGGAAGGGAACTATTGGATTCCACTAATTACCCCCCGCCCCTAATTGGGGTCTCCCCCCTCCCACCCCGGTCCGTGACTCGAACAACacaagggacagcagagctgcctggggagggacagcaaCACCTGTTCTACAGACACGGACACCGACACCAGCAACTCCCACAAGGGGCTATGTACAGGGAATGGGATCATCTTCCCGAAGGGGGGACAGGACTCACATCCCAGCTTCCTCCTGCGGCCAGGGGAGGGGACTCTGGGGACCTCagtgagctgctgccaggccggggctgccacatcccagcccggggctgtcccttcccctcctcGGGTGTCATGGACTGAGGGACACCTTGccaagggaggggagggagtgCCACTGACCCCCCCCACCGTGGTCACACTGTGCTCACTGTCCTACCACAGCAAGCTCCGTGTCACACAGGCCAGGTGGGAAAGGATAGTGGAATTCTCCTCTCTGTCAACTGACaaaccaact
It includes:
- the PDZD11 gene encoding PDZ domain-containing protein 11 isoform X1; its protein translation is MEGRVPYDDFPVVFLPPYESPPAWVPPHERVYHPDYNNELTQFLPRTIILKKPPGAQLGFNIRGGKASQLGIFISKVIPDSDAHRAGLQEGDQVLSVNDVDFQDIEHSKAVEILKTAREITMRVRYFPYNYQRQKERTVH
- the PDZD11 gene encoding PDZ domain-containing protein 11 isoform X2, which encodes MEGRVPYDDFPVVFLPPYESPPAWVPPHELGFNIRGGKASQLGIFISKVIPDSDAHRAGLQEGDQVLSVNDVDFQDIEHSKAVEILKTAREITMRVRYFPYNYQRQKERTVH